A region from the Sulfurivermis fontis genome encodes:
- a CDS encoding polysaccharide deacetylase family protein, whose product MPCLRPLLFLLLLATTGSAVAASHAVVFMYHRFGEDRYPSTSIRLEQFDAQLDYLAQNGYQVWPLERIVTHILHNEPLPERTIAITVDDAYLSVHEHAWPRLKARGWPFTVFVNTDPVDRRLGGFMTWEQMRAMQKEGVRFANHTASHDSMAKRRADETDAAWERRVRADIERAQRRLREELGEQSEQEPRLFAYPYGEYDTRAADLVRAMGYIGFGQQSGAIGPLSDRRALPRYPMAERFAALEPFARKAASLPLPVLQAAPWEPHIDSNNPPRLTLTLQQPLRGIACYNAAGHPLPLTWLDDTRLQVQATERLPRGRNRYNCTAPAGDGRWYWYSHPWLVDD is encoded by the coding sequence ATGCCCTGCCTGCGCCCGCTCCTGTTTCTCCTGCTGCTTGCCACCACCGGCAGTGCGGTGGCGGCCTCCCATGCAGTGGTATTCATGTACCACCGCTTCGGCGAGGACCGCTATCCCTCCACCAGCATCCGCCTGGAGCAATTCGACGCCCAGCTCGATTATCTGGCGCAGAACGGCTATCAGGTCTGGCCTTTGGAGCGCATCGTCACCCACATCCTGCACAACGAGCCCCTGCCCGAGCGCACCATCGCCATCACCGTCGATGATGCCTATCTGTCGGTCCACGAACACGCCTGGCCGCGCCTCAAGGCGCGCGGCTGGCCGTTTACCGTGTTCGTCAACACCGACCCGGTGGATCGCCGGCTGGGCGGCTTCATGACCTGGGAACAGATGCGCGCCATGCAGAAGGAAGGCGTGCGCTTCGCCAATCACACCGCCAGCCATGACTCCATGGCGAAACGCCGTGCCGATGAAACCGATGCCGCCTGGGAGCGGCGCGTGCGTGCCGACATCGAACGGGCGCAGCGCCGCCTGCGCGAAGAACTGGGTGAACAGAGTGAACAGGAACCGCGCCTGTTTGCCTACCCCTACGGCGAATACGACACGCGCGCCGCCGACCTGGTGCGGGCCATGGGTTACATCGGCTTCGGCCAGCAATCGGGCGCCATCGGTCCGCTGTCCGATCGCCGCGCCCTGCCACGCTATCCCATGGCAGAAAGGTTTGCCGCCCTGGAGCCGTTCGCGCGCAAGGCCGCCAGCCTGCCGTTGCCGGTGCTGCAGGCCGCGCCGTGGGAACCGCACATCGACAGCAACAACCCGCCGCGACTGACGCTCACCCTGCAACAGCCACTGCGCGGCATCGCCTGCTACAACGCAGCGGGACACCCCTTGCCGCTCACCTGGCTCGACGACACCAGGCTCCAGGTACAGGCC
- a CDS encoding Tex family protein, producing MTIAQRIANELAVKVAQVEAAIALLDEGATVPFIARYRKEVTGGLDDTQLRTLEERLSYLRELDERRTTVLKSIEEQGKLTPELKAAILAADTKTRLEDLYRPYMQKRRTKAQIAREAGLEPLAKSLLADPTLKPEDEAAKFIDADKGVADVAAALDGARQILMEDFAEDAELVGRLREYLWEQGQMVAKVVEGKEEEGAKFSDYFDHREPLKGVPSHRALALFRGRKEGILNLSLALPDDEALPAGQLGSAERMIAAHVGVSEQGRPADLWLKETVRWAWRVKIFTHLDTDLKTRLREAAEEEAIKVFAQNLHDLLLAAPAGPRATLGLDPGLRTGVKVAVVDNTGKLVDTATIYPHEPKRQWDQSIAVLAALAKKHNVELISIGNGTASRETDKLAADLIKRHPELRLTKVMVSEAGASVYSASEYAAKEFPDVDVSLRGAVSIARRLQDPLAELVKIDPKSIGVGQYQHDVSQTRLARMLDAVVEDCVNAVGVDVNTASSALLTRVAGLNPTLAANLVAYRDAHGAFPNRQALLKVPRLGEKTFEQCAGFLRVMNGDNPLDASAVHPEAYPVVEKILATTGKPIREVIGNTGLLGRLAANDFVDERFGEPTVRDILKELEKPGRDPRPEFKTASFREGVEDLKDLEPGMILEGVVTNVTNFGAFVDIGVHQDGLVHISALADKFVKDPREVVKAGDVVKVKVLEVDVKRRRIALTMRLSDDQREHDSSAMSKERPAKGGKPRHERRDAPAPGGVMAEAFARLKR from the coding sequence ATGACCATTGCCCAACGCATCGCCAACGAACTCGCCGTCAAGGTCGCCCAGGTAGAGGCCGCCATCGCCCTGCTCGACGAGGGCGCCACCGTCCCCTTCATCGCCCGTTACCGCAAGGAGGTCACCGGGGGCCTGGATGATACCCAGCTGCGTACCCTGGAGGAGCGGCTGAGCTATCTGCGCGAGCTGGACGAGCGCCGCACCACGGTGCTGAAGAGCATCGAAGAGCAGGGCAAGCTGACCCCGGAGTTGAAGGCGGCGATCCTGGCGGCGGACACCAAGACCCGCCTGGAAGACCTCTATCGCCCCTATATGCAGAAGCGCCGCACCAAGGCGCAGATCGCCCGCGAGGCCGGTCTGGAGCCGCTGGCCAAATCACTGTTGGCCGACCCGACGCTCAAGCCGGAAGACGAGGCTGCCAAGTTCATCGATGCCGACAAGGGCGTGGCCGATGTGGCCGCCGCGCTGGACGGCGCGCGCCAGATCCTGATGGAGGATTTCGCCGAGGACGCCGAGCTGGTGGGCCGCCTGCGCGAGTACCTGTGGGAACAGGGCCAGATGGTGGCCAAGGTGGTGGAGGGCAAGGAAGAGGAGGGCGCCAAGTTCTCCGACTACTTCGACCACCGCGAGCCGCTCAAGGGCGTGCCCTCGCATCGCGCCCTGGCGCTGTTCCGCGGCCGCAAGGAAGGTATCCTCAATCTCTCCCTGGCGCTGCCCGATGACGAGGCCTTGCCGGCCGGCCAGCTGGGCAGCGCCGAGCGCATGATCGCCGCCCATGTCGGCGTCAGCGAGCAGGGCCGCCCCGCCGACCTGTGGCTGAAGGAGACGGTGCGCTGGGCCTGGCGCGTGAAGATCTTCACCCACCTCGATACCGACCTGAAGACGCGCCTGCGCGAGGCGGCGGAGGAGGAGGCGATCAAGGTGTTCGCGCAGAATCTGCACGACCTGCTGCTGGCGGCGCCGGCCGGTCCGCGCGCCACCCTCGGCCTCGACCCGGGGCTGCGCACCGGTGTGAAGGTGGCGGTGGTGGACAACACCGGCAAGCTGGTGGACACGGCGACCATCTATCCGCACGAGCCGAAGCGGCAGTGGGACCAGTCCATCGCCGTGCTGGCCGCGCTGGCGAAGAAGCACAATGTCGAGCTGATCAGCATCGGCAACGGCACCGCCTCGCGCGAGACCGACAAGCTGGCCGCCGATCTCATCAAGCGCCATCCCGAGCTGCGCCTCACCAAGGTGATGGTGAGCGAGGCGGGCGCCTCGGTGTACTCCGCCTCCGAGTATGCGGCGAAGGAATTTCCCGACGTGGACGTGTCGCTGCGCGGCGCGGTGTCCATCGCGCGCCGCCTGCAAGACCCGCTGGCCGAGCTGGTGAAGATCGACCCCAAGTCCATCGGCGTCGGCCAGTACCAGCACGATGTGTCGCAGACGCGCCTGGCGCGCATGCTCGATGCGGTGGTGGAGGACTGCGTCAATGCCGTCGGCGTCGACGTCAACACCGCCTCCAGTGCGCTGCTGACCCGCGTCGCCGGACTCAATCCGACCCTGGCCGCCAACCTCGTGGCCTATCGTGATGCGCACGGCGCCTTTCCCAACCGCCAGGCCCTGCTCAAGGTGCCGCGCCTGGGCGAGAAGACCTTCGAGCAGTGTGCCGGCTTCCTGCGCGTGATGAACGGCGACAATCCGCTGGATGCCTCCGCGGTGCACCCGGAAGCCTATCCGGTGGTGGAAAAGATTCTTGCCACCACCGGCAAGCCGATACGCGAGGTGATTGGCAACACCGGCCTGCTCGGCCGTCTCGCGGCGAATGACTTTGTGGACGAACGCTTCGGCGAGCCGACGGTGCGCGACATTCTCAAGGAACTGGAAAAGCCGGGACGCGACCCGCGTCCCGAGTTCAAGACCGCCTCCTTCCGCGAGGGCGTCGAGGACTTGAAAGACCTGGAACCGGGCATGATCCTGGAGGGCGTGGTCACCAACGTCACCAACTTCGGCGCCTTCGTCGACATCGGCGTGCATCAGGACGGTCTGGTGCACATTTCCGCCCTGGCCGACAAGTTCGTCAAGGACCCGCGTGAGGTGGTCAAGGCCGGCGATGTGGTGAAGGTGAAGGTGCTGGAGGTGGACGTGAAACGCCGCCGTATTGCGCTCACCATGCGCCTGAGCGATGACCAGCGCGAACACGATTCCAGTGCGATGTCGAAGGAACGTCCGGCCAAGGGCGGCAAGCCGCGCCACGAGCGCCGCGATGCGCCGGCGCCGGGCGGCGTCATGGCCGAAGCCTTTGCGCGACTGAAACGCTGA